The following proteins are co-located in the Brachybacterium sacelli genome:
- a CDS encoding nuclear transport factor 2 family protein yields the protein MTETRKPTPPFTAETAALKVQAAEDAWNTRDPEKVAQAYSVDTVWRNRDQTITGRDQVIAFLTDKWDRELGYQLRKNLWAFTDDQIAVRFQYEWHDHDGQWWRSYGNELWRFDAHGYMTHREASINDRPISQEERRVTPGQGELPTW from the coding sequence ATGACCGAAACCCGTAAACCCACCCCGCCGTTCACCGCCGAAACCGCCGCCCTCAAGGTGCAGGCCGCCGAGGACGCGTGGAACACACGCGACCCCGAGAAGGTCGCGCAGGCCTACAGCGTCGACACCGTCTGGCGAAACCGTGACCAGACGATCACCGGCCGCGACCAGGTGATCGCCTTCCTCACCGACAAGTGGGATCGGGAACTCGGCTACCAACTCCGCAAGAACCTGTGGGCGTTCACCGACGACCAGATCGCCGTGCGATTCCAGTACGAATGGCACGACCATGACGGCCAGTGGTGGCGCTCCTACGGCAACGAACTGTGGCGCTTCGACGCGCACGGCTACATGACCCATCGCGAAGCCAGCATCAACGACCGTCCCATCAGCCAGGAGGAGCGACGCGTCACCCCAGGCCAGGGCGAGCTTCCCACCTGGTAA
- a CDS encoding IS481 family transposase, translating to MSHPNAALTPRHRLIVGRLVVDDGFPISEVAARFQVSWPTVKRWADRYRTGQSMQDRSSRPRRSPNKTSHATAKRCIRLRLRLREGPVQLACRLGIAPSTVHRILVDARLNRLSHVDRATGEPVRRYEHDHPGAMLHVDVKKLGNIPDGGGWRYVGRQQGHRNRVATPDKPRNKWRDPLMGKAYVHTVIDDHSRVAYAEIHDDETALTATAVLVRAVEWFNARGVTVERVLSDNGGAYRSHLWRDTCAELGIRHKRTRPYRPQTNGKIERFHRTLADGWAYARCYTSETERRSELDSWLHYYNHHRPHTACGNQPPFSRLTNVPDQYN from the coding sequence GTGTCCCACCCCAACGCCGCTCTCACGCCCCGGCACCGCCTGATCGTCGGCCGTCTCGTGGTCGACGATGGCTTCCCGATCAGCGAGGTCGCCGCCCGCTTCCAGGTCTCCTGGCCCACCGTGAAGCGCTGGGCCGACCGCTACCGCACCGGCCAGTCCATGCAGGACCGCTCCTCACGGCCCCGCCGGTCGCCGAACAAGACCAGCCACGCAACTGCGAAGCGCTGCATCCGGCTTCGCCTCCGACTGCGCGAAGGCCCGGTCCAGCTCGCCTGCCGGCTCGGGATCGCACCGTCCACGGTCCACCGGATCCTGGTCGACGCCCGGCTGAACCGGCTCTCCCACGTCGACCGCGCCACCGGGGAGCCCGTCCGCCGCTACGAGCACGACCACCCCGGCGCGATGCTCCACGTCGACGTGAAGAAGCTCGGCAACATCCCCGACGGTGGAGGCTGGCGCTACGTCGGCCGACAACAAGGCCACCGCAACCGAGTCGCCACACCCGACAAGCCCCGCAACAAGTGGCGGGATCCGCTCATGGGCAAGGCCTACGTCCACACCGTGATCGACGACCACTCCCGCGTCGCCTACGCCGAGATCCACGACGACGAAACCGCCCTCACCGCCACCGCCGTCCTCGTCAGGGCCGTCGAGTGGTTCAACGCCCGCGGGGTCACCGTCGAGCGGGTCCTGTCCGACAACGGCGGCGCCTACCGGTCACACCTGTGGCGAGACACCTGCGCAGAACTCGGCATCAGGCACAAGCGCACGAGGCCGTATCGGCCACAGACCAACGGCAAGATCGAGCGCTTCCACCGAACCCTGGCTGACGGCTGGGCCTATGCCCGCTGCTACACGTCCGAGACGGAACGACGCAGTGAGCTCGACAGCTGGCTGCACTACTACAACCACCACCGCCCGCACACGGCCTGCGGCAACCAGCCGCCGTTCTCACGATTGACCAACGTCCCCGATCAGTACAACTAG